From the genome of Carassius auratus strain Wakin chromosome 29, ASM336829v1, whole genome shotgun sequence:
tattttgtaatcacTCTTTAGGCTCACGTGAAGTGATTTcccacctttttttatttaaaattgttcatctctaaaacatgacttttattttgtaatcacTCTTTAGGCTCACGTGAAGTGATTTcccacctttttttatttaaaatagttcatctctaaaacatgacttttattttgtaatcacTCTTTAGGCTCACGTGAAGTGATTTCCcacccttttttttatttaaattttttcatctctaaaacatgacttttattttgaaaacactCTCTAGGCTCACGTGAAGTGATTTCCcacccttttttttatttaaatttttttcatctctaaaacatgacttttattttgtaatcacTCAATCACTCTTTAGGCTCACGTGAAGtgattttcacctttttttttttaactgaccagttgcaaatatgacatttatttacaacaattcaataataatacagtatttatatatatatatatatatatatatatatatatatatatatatatatatatatatatatatatatatatatatatatatatattgcttcagAGGCATCATGTATTGGGAGTATTACACACAACAATAATAAACATACTTTTTGTACTTAAGTGCTTTTGCATCTGTCTTTCCAGCTTCCACTTGTAATGCAGTAATAACCAGCAGTTTCTTTCACTCAAGTAAAGGAAGTGTGCACTTTGACCAGCTCTGATAATATGTCTCGTTGTTTTATCGGCAGGTTctggaatcattttcagacaGAACTTCCTCTATCCGCACCAGACTGGGATGCTTTCCTTCAGAAGGCCTGTGTAAGCAGTAACGGCTGTGTGCTTTCTTaactcagacacacacatgcacagctaTTGTTCTGGGTCAAAACACTAAATGATTCTGATGCTGCTTTAGCATTTCTGCCTTAATAACCTTAAGACAAGGAAAACCACTTTAAATAACCCTACTGAGGTTACTATTTATGAAGTTTCTAGGGAAGACTATAATGATTATTTTCTATAATGATGGTAAACAGTACGATTTTTAGTGTGTGCATTATATCctaatttaatgaatgaataatctgGTCGAGTTATAAAACACTGGAATGAGATTCAATCAATTTTATgattagaaatgtacattatgGGGTTTAAATTTTTTGTGGTATtgtggaaaatgtaatttttaacagcatttgtgttccacaatatattgtatttttttaatattaatttgcacTGTGTTAAATTGAATAGGACAAGAAAATACTgtagaaaaagtaaataaaagacaCTGCTCAAATAATTGGAGTTGccacaattttttttagttttgagtCTTGTAATACTTTTCGTactacatttctatcaaagtCCCCGGAGTAGAAAGTCATTTCTAAGGAGCAGCTTGGgtgatttataaatttttttattaaaattttttcatctctaaaacatgacttttattttgtaatcacTCTTTACGCTCACGTGAAGTGATTTcccacctttttttatttacattttttcatctctaaaacatgacttttattttgcaatCACTCTTTAGGCTCACGTGAAGTGATTTcccactttttttaataaattttttttcatctctaaaacatgacttttattttgtaatcacTCTTTAGGCTCACGTGAAGTgaaatttttttagttttgagtCTCATGATTCTAAGTATAGTAATATTAAAGTGTTTGAGTTTAATTAATACAATTGCATAAGTGATTAAAACTAAGTCATCATAACTTATTATATTTGAGTAGACTTTAATTACACTTTAGTTAAAAAGTGCATGTAggatgtaataaaatatttaacttctAAAAACATAtgagttttacatttattaacaaaaaaaaaggctatttcagatttatatttcacttttcaAATTTGTAATAACAGAaaagattttcacattttaaatccCAAAGTCAGTGCTGTttgggttttatttaatttttttacttctattaatatattggcttttattaatatattttcaaattttatttacatttctttttattttttatttatttatcgtttTCAATCGATAacacatttttaatagttttaattaacaataattatgcTGATAGTCATTTTGCAAACAGAAACATTTCAGGTTCCACGCACTGCATCCCTGCATGCTCTCAAACATTCACACATTCATCAGCAATAAATAATTTCCACAGAAACACCACAGTACATGCAGTTAATGAAGCTCCATATGCTAAATAACATTATGCAAAGTATTGCAATCATTGCAGGAGAGATATAACAGTCTCCTTTCGATTCATTGTCCCGAGATAACCTGTCAAGCAAGGCTCAAATGGAGAAGTGCTGATGTGGTTTAACCCACAACCCTGTGTGGTATGCAACCAAAGGTGTTAACGTCTCTGATGTAAACAGTGCTGGAGAGTGACTGATATCATGTCATCTGGGTTACATAATCTGATTCCGAAATTATTTAGCTTTAAAACTTCCTGCAGTTCCTTCACGAACCCTGTGACCTATTGCACTCTTTAAAGCTCTTGttattggaatatattttcctctctctttctatttttatatCAAGATAATCTTATTTAAATCATGTTAGGTTAAAAGTAATCAGAGTATATTAACTAAAATGTGTAATGCATTGGATTACTTTatcgttttctgttttttcatgtgttcttaataatagacttcactgtgcgTCTAGGCATTGATCTTTATCctggagatcttttgacagtgtcttgattgtttgcttcagttgcactaccaaggactgaaatgctgaatactgaatttattttaaagctgaatttataTCTAGATATTACCTTTcacaatgagatttttttttaagtgagttTACATCATGcaattctcactttttttctcagaatttgcATCTTGCAATCACATTTTGCACAATCCTAACATTGAAATTCTTGCAGTGTTAATATGAATTAACAAGACTTTGTTTTCTTCTACAAATGTTTTTCTCACGGTGTACAAAAATAAACCTCGCTGGCTGGTGTGAAGCAGCAGGAAACTGCATCATTTCATTCTTCATACACACAGTAAACGTGTTGAAAATTGTGTGAAATTATCGAGGCGTGTCTCCATTCAGAGGAGGCTCCTGCAGCGTCTGAAAACGTGACACATGTGAAGAAAACTCTCTCACAACAAAGTGttcataacaacaaaaaaaacaccacttTACTTCACATCTGTCACTTCCTGTCACAGGAAACTCCACCCGTGGTGCACCTCAGAACAAGACTTCTCCTGATCTCTCAAACTGAGTTTATATTGAGGCCGAGCTTTTCTTCACTTCATTCACGAATGTCTTCGCTGTAACaggtgtctgtgtctgtgtctgcacTCAAAACGCTTTTGTTGTTGTCAAAAGCTGATTATGTGGGATGAAACCACGAACAAAACTACTCCAGATAAGAAAAACGAGCATTAAATGAGATGATCATCGTTTATGAGAAATGCATTGCTTTGTGTAGTGAATGACATTTTTTACATTAGGAACTGAAACTGCAGTAAATCATGTTCCTCTGAAAAGTGTGTTCCTGTTTTCTTATAACTGTAAGTTTGCATCTCGCAACTCACACTTTTCCTTGAAATTGAAAGTTGTAAACTCAGAGTTTCCAACTCACAGTTTAGATTTGTTTTCCTCTGTATTCAGTGTTTACATTTCGCCAGTTTAATTCTTTGCAccagaataaaaataattgctactttttttctcacaattctaacttttttctttatctcttgcaattctgattatgtttgagtttaaatattgcaattttgactttttttctgaattccgAGTTTACAtcacaaaattcttttttttttttttgccacaggacaaaaaaaaaagaacaagtttcttttttattttttacttttttatttaaattatgagtttatatctcacagttttgacttttttttccatgtattaggagtttacatcttgcaattctgtttgtttctgccatggaataaataaaaaatgtaaaaaaaaatttaaaaaaaaaggggaaaaaaaggtaGTTGCATCTTTTTACCTTgcaatttttacttttctttctgcaaattctttgtttatatctcgcaattcttttcttttttttttttttagaatggtAATTGCAACTACACTTCTCAGATTTTTGTTCCGTGGTGGTGAAAATAAGCTTCCATTGAAATATCTtccattttttatgcatttacaaaatgcatttactCGCTGTTTAGAGTCACTGCGAATACAATGCAACAACATAAAATCTTGGCTCTGAAGCAAAATGAGCTGAGAAACAGCAAATGCAATGCCATTCAGACTTGTGAGAGTGACTCGAGTGTTTTGGGGCTCTTCAGCAGCAGACATCTATAACAgtataactgtgtgtgtgagtgttataaAGGTCCCTGCACTGTCCTCCTCATGGCGCTTGTGATTATCAGACTCATATCAGTTCTGCTCATATTTACCTGCAGAACTGTTCTAAGCTATTTGCAtgagtgaattttatatatatatctcatgttAAACACATTACAATTAGTTTAAATTCACAAACTGAACCTACTTTAGTAATCGAGGTTAATTTCTAAAAATGCTACAGAtggatttttaatattaaattgattaaattgatGTTAAATTCATGAATTAACAGTCAACTGTAgtgcatttaaaatttaacattcaccaagattaataaataatgcaagcTTTTAGTTCATGCCACTTTATGCATtgttacacttattttttaataaaaaattagacaaataaacatgtttaaatgtcatgaaaataagaGACTTGAAATTGGTATGaaattatgaatatgaattatatttggATATTTATTTTTAGCTCGAGTTAAGATGCAGATGCAAATTTATGTTCATTATCAGAAAACATCTTCTAAAAATTGCAACAAGTTCAGTAGTTTTACCACGGTGAAAATGCAACGAAACTATTTGCATGTCTAAATACATAGTATAAATGCACAATTGTGATAGTTTAATCCAAAATTACTGTTTGTCAGCACTGTTTCATCCGGCTCTAAACTAGTTTAAATCATGTGTTCTCCACTGAATTTTGATTCATGCAAAACTAATAAATGACTGAGATTAATAACGCAGAACACGTATGAAAGCAGACACctttaatataataaacacaatattaCACCAGCGATCAGGATCACAGTCAGATCCTTCAGCTCTTGACTTTCTTCCGCTTGCCGTCTTTCGCTGAAGACCTCTCGAGGTTTACAGGAGGAGCTCCCAGCTTTTTACTTTTCGCCTTCTTCACTTTTTCTTTAAGGGCTTGAATATCGATTTTGTTTTCGGCTGTTGCTAAGAAGAGgagaatattaaataataaaaaacatcatgAGTTTGCATGCTCATTTCAGTTAAAGTATGCACACATTTAACTAATTTTAGCAGGAATGCATTGAAGACTTTCATTAGCACATGCATAATAAAATGCACGGATGCTCTGGATAAAAgcacatgtaaaatatatatatatatatatatataatttttgtttttgtaatattacgttttcatttatgcattaagcagatgctGCTATTATAAAAAAAGCAACGTACAGTGCATTAAacttgatatttattttactagCATGTGTTCCCTGTGAATTGAACCCACAAGCTTTTTGCGCTGGTAATGCAACaggaacattattattattattattatttataacagaaTCTAAGCTTCACACTCTTCACACTCACACATTTGCTGCAGTTTCAATCATGCTGACTAATGTTTTATATTGAAAGCGTGCTGTATGTGTCTGGATGCACACTGTATTGTGAAGTATTGGGTGTTTGTTGTACCTGGTTTGCTCTTCTTCACGGCCGGCTTCTCTTTAGGGGGAATGAAATCTTTCTGCCTCTGCTCTTGTCTCTTGGATAAAGCTTCAGCCTGTTTGGCCTTCAGCCCCGGAAACAAAGCACGAGCCGTTAGGAGTGAACGGAGTCCCATCATGCATCATAACTACTCATAAAAACCATTATATACTAAATTATACCTTAATTTCATTCAACTTCTGGCGTCTCTTCTCGCTCTCTCGCAGGAAGAACTCACCGGTCGCCAGCTCTTTATCAATCtgtgcacaaaaatattacacaTGAACAATgacgacttaaaaaaaaaaaatatatatatatatatatattatatttgtaaattatgAATTCAGggatgttttaaaaaatacattaaaaaatctataaatgtttattataattttttttatactgataaatatttttatttataaattaagtaatatatatcaataatatttaatcaaaatatttattataatatattctattgcattatataattctattctattataatatttaatataataattatctgTAGATTTGATATGAacgtaaattaaatattttacttaatttatgaatattaatcagtGCGGAAAAATATTACACACGAGCAATGACttaaaactattaattaatttattttaaaatacctgcttgtttttgtaatttacatATCAAGGGATGTCCTTAAAATAGAATCAATTTActgtaaaattgtatattattaaatgtgattatttaatatatgaattaaaaaaaaaattataattatataaattacttATAGTTATAGACttgatattaaatgttattttaacattttacttaatttaattttttttggacacctgactaatattttaatgaatgtttctCTTGTATTGAATTTTGCACATTAAAtatgcatcataaaaaaaaattttttaaaattttttattggCTAAATAACTATGTACATTCGATCTATATCTTTTATGATATTCTCCAGTGTGTCTATGGGGTCAGATCCCCATAAAGCACTTGATCTGTGACTCGTACCTTGCTCTCAGGCTGCGGCGGAGGGAACGGTGTGTACTCCTTCTTCACCTTCTTCTTCTTGGGCTGCTTGCGTTTGGAGAGACTCTTGTGTCTGAAGTTGGGCAGGAATCTCTCCCAGCTCTGCGTGCGCAGCTCGGGGTCGCTCGCCAGCTCCCGCTTGATCATCAACGTCTAGAAAGAGATCGaatcacacacacaattaacCATCTACAATACAAACTAAATATCATGCATATGCAAAGtgacccacatttggtttttgaccacTGATAATGTGTATAATTCACTCAAGGAGCAATACTGAAATCCATGCATCTCTGGAAATTAATGTTAGAGGTCCTAAAAAATTAAGATACCCgaagaaagaaaatacaaaagGACAGCaagatatctttaatacttcttgagtCTCAGGCATGCACAGGCCCTTGAATTTCAGGCACGCACACTTCCGAGTTTCAGGCCCGCACACTTCCAAGTTTCAGGCATGCACACTTCCGGGTTTCAGGCACGCACACTTCCAAGTTTCAGGCATGCACACTTCCGGGTTTCAGGCACGCACACTTCCAAGTTTCAGGCATGCACACTTCCGAGTTTCAGGCATGCACACTTCCAAGTTTCAGGCATGCACACTTCCAAGTTTCAGGCATGCACACTTCCGAGTTTCTTGCATGCACACTTCCGAGTTTCAGGCATGCACACTTCCAAGTTTCAGGCATGCACACTTCCAAGTTTCAGGCATGCACACTTCCGAGTTTCAGGCATGCACACTTCCAAGTTTCAGGCATGCACACTTCCGAGTTTCAGGCATGCACACTTCCGAGTTTCTTGCATGCACACTTCCGAGTTTCAGGCATGCACACTTCCGAGTTTCAGGCATGCACACTTCCGAGTTTCAGGCATGCACACTTCCGAGTTTCAGGCATGCACACTTCCGAGTTTCAGGCATGCACACTTCCAAGTTTCAGGCATGCACACTTCCAAGTTTCAGGCATGCACACTTCCGAGTTTCTTGCATGCACACTTCCGAGTTTCAGGCATGCACACTTCCAAGTTTCAGGCATGCACACTTCCGAGTTTCAGGCATGCACACTTCCGAGTTTCAGGCACGCACACTTCCGAGTTTCAGGCACGCACACTTCCGAGTTTCAGGCACGCACACTTCCGAGTTTCAGGCACGCACACTTCCGAGTTTCAGGCACGCACACATCCGAGTTTCAGGCACGCACACATCCGAGTTTCAGGCACGCACACTTCCGAGTTTCAGGCACGCACACTTCCGAGTTTCAGGCACGCACACTTCCGAGTTTCAGGCACGCACACTTCCGAGTTTCAGGCACGCACACTTCCGAGTTTCAGGCACGCACACTTCCGAGTTTCAGGCACGCACACTTCCGAGTTTCAGGCACGCACACTTCCGAGTTTCAGGCATGCACACTTCCGAGTTTCAGGCATGCACACTTCCGAGTTTCAGGCATGCACACTTCCGAGTTTCAGGCACGCACACTTCCAAGTTTCAGGCATGCACACTTCCAAGTTTCAGGCATGCACACTTCCGGGTTTCAGGCACGCACACTTCCGAGTTTCAGGCACGCACACTTCCGAGTTTCAGGCATGCACACTTCCGGGTTTCAGGCACGCACACTTCCGAGTTTCAGGCATGCACACTTCCGGGTTTCAGGCACGCACACTTCCGAGTTTCAGGCACGCACAGGCCCTTGAGTTTCAGGCATGCACACTTCCGGGTTTCAGGCACGCACACTTCCGGGTTTCAGGCACGCACACTTCCGGGTTTCAGGCATGCACACTTCCGAGTTTCAGGCACGCACACTTCCGAGTTTCAGGCATGCACAGGCTCTTGAGTTTCagccatggaaaaaaaaaaaagcctgaagtGCTCTTTCCCCATTTCTGAACGGTCACCGTATAATGCAACACAGattgctaaagtcaacagatttttCTAAAAAACTTACGAGCAATGCTGCTGCAATCGTTCTCAAGCCAGTTTGACTTGACTGTTATTTGGCTCCAGATCTCAAAAATATTGGATTACccactttaatatgcattatgacgtttaatatttgaattcctccaaaaaataaaaacgttgACCGATGGGAAGCTTCTGAAATGTGGTTCGTTAACACAGAATGACTCTATTACACCTCATCCTCTTGATTTACAGTAAAGCGCGCTGTTCGTATAATGTTCAATTAGTCTTATTTTCAACAGCATTATGTACCTTTATGTTGTAAATGGGGTGAATATTCTTCATTGTGTCCAACACAACTTTCCGTACCTGCAGAAACAAGCGAGAAACAGCAGCTCATTCCTCTacatcattcattattattcaggGTTTGGATTATTAAAGGCATCGAGCAGCTAAAGGCATCACCTCCTTGAGCCCGCTGTACGGGCCGAGAGCAGAAACCGTGTTTCCCTGAACCATCACATAACAGCTGGTCAGCAGCTCCAGAGCCTGAAACAATGTGGAAGAGATCACATTTAATCACAGCATCACATGACAAGCTCAGAAGGCAATGAAACTAACTCAAAACACACCATAAACATCAACAGAGCTTCTCCAAAAtgagagaaaataataaaatctctCTAGAAACCTAAAGTCCATCAGTGaaatttattagtttttagtttcttttattagaatttattacgttttagtttataaataaaaaaaaactgtaaattatagttttatttacaatttataagttaaaaatgtttgtctttaccgtcacttttaataaattgaatacatccttgctgaataatattattagtttattccagaaaaaaaagtaacaactGCAAACTAAATTTTTAATGctttgatataaaaaatataaattatattgagATTTTATATGATACAATAttcattaattgaattaaatacatACTCAAAATAATAACTAATAGCTAATACATAATCAATAAATGAAGACACACCTGACATataaaactaaatcaaatcaCAATCTGAGCCATCAAACATTAAAACAACTTTCTTCATCtcttaacagcaaaaaaaaaatcctctataGACCCAAAgtctaaatgtttaaatgtgccTTTTTTTAGTTTTATCAATTACTTTTTactctttagaaataaataaaaaaaatacatatttttagaaatcactacaattataaaatatgatatatgatTAAATTCTTATGTTATGTACACATCATAATTTTTGAGCTTCACTGCATGTGATTAAAACACAATAAGAAGTAGATTATAATAAGAGCGAAGGCCGTCTTTGCTCACCTTCAGCGTGGAGCCCTTGGGGCCGATCAGTCGCTGTCGTCTCTTCACAAAACGCTCGCGGTTGCGGACAAGCGTCCCAATCTTAATGATGTCACATGCCACGTCGTCTTCTAGTATCCTCACAGCCTGAAGTCAATAAAAGAGTTTAACAGGAGATTTGAGGCTGAATTTACCAGTCAGAAATtttgaataattcagatttttttttttaagaattctcttatgttcaaaaaagctgaatttatttaataaaaataaaacacagtaaaaaaaaatgtttttattaaatataattaaaatgtaaaatagcagtttattatttaactatatattgtaaaatgtaatttattcctgtgatgcaaagctgaatcttccacttaaaaaaatataaaatgatatatatataattggtatTTTAATTACATTGATATGATTTaacaattcatatttaaattcatttatatatatatatatatatatatatatatatatatatatatatatatatatatatatatatatatatataaaatcatattagacatttttacatctatttttgaatacatgtattttatgtacaatgaaaaaaaaacaataatatgtttttttgaacattattggcattttaataaaatgtatgatttaataattcatatataaaattcatgtatatatatatatatatatatatatatatatatatatatataaattaatgtatatatatatatatatatatatatatatatatatatatatatatatatatatatatgtattatattttgtatttataataaaaaaaatttttttataaatgtattttaacgatgaatgaagtaaaatatttaattataactgAACTCGTTCATTTCTATAAAACATGAACACTGACGTTAGCCCACACCTGTTCAAAAGGCACACTTCTCGCCAGTAACTTGATGAGATCCCTCCCTCGGAGGATGGCGTAGGGGTCGAATGTTTTCTTCGTCGTGTGCACCGTCATGCTGCCTTCAATCAGGTCCAGTGTGGCGTTGATGAACTAGATTCATAGCACAGATTCAAAGAGATCACACAAAACCAATTCAAAGAGCTGGTGAGCGTTCAGAAAGCAGTTTGAGTTTGAGCACACTCACGACGTCTCCCAGAGCCTTCTGCACCAGCGGCCAGCACTCCTTCAGATACACCTCTCTGTATTTGGGGAATAGCGTGGCGAAGCTGC
Proteins encoded in this window:
- the LOC113048537 gene encoding KRR1 small subunit processome component homolog isoform X1, whose protein sequence is MTVHTTKKTFDPYAILRGRDLIKLLARSVPFEQAVRILEDDVACDIIKIGTLVRNRERFVKRRQRLIGPKGSTLKALELLTSCYVMVQGNTVSALGPYSGLKEVRKVVLDTMKNIHPIYNIKTLMIKRELASDPELRTQSWERFLPNFRHKSLSKRKQPKKKKVKKEYTPFPPPQPESKIDKELATGEFFLRESEKRRQKLNEIKAKQAEALSKRQEQRQKDFIPPKEKPAVKKSKPATAENKIDIQALKEKVKKAKSKKLGAPPVNLERSSAKDGKRKKVKS
- the LOC113048537 gene encoding KRR1 small subunit processome component homolog isoform X2, producing MAAPTESTSETLTNKNQKKGQKTDDAELQTVPDGWKEPKFTRVDNPKGLLEESSFATLFPKYREVYLKECWPLVQKALGDVFINATLDLIEGSMTVHTTKKTFDPYAILRGRDLIKLLARSVPFEQAVRILEDDVACDIIKIGTLVRNRERFVKRRQRLIGPKGSTLKALELLTSCYVMVQGNTVSALGPYSGLKEVRKVVLDTMKNIHPIYNIKTLMIKRELASDPELRTQSWERFLPNFRHKSLSKRKQPKKKKVKKEYTPFPPPQPESKIDKELATGEFFLRESEKRRQKLNEIKAKQAEALSKRQEQRQKDFIPPKEKPAVKKSKPATAENKIDIQALKEKVKKAKSKKLGAPPVNLERSSAKDGKRKKVKS